A genomic window from Lutra lutra chromosome 17, mLutLut1.2, whole genome shotgun sequence includes:
- the LOC125089977 gene encoding protein C19orf12 homolog yields MKLLCCIAEEREKGSLKPAVGRMIGGLVGGPPGAAVGEAVGGLLDTWMISGQFKPIPQTIMELPPDKKQKLYKEARAILKHLKWRDTKDLTTLVMGSEDLKKQLLAMLEKCLKG; encoded by the exons ATGAAGCTGTTGTGCTGCATCgctgaggagagggaaaaagggagcTTGAAGCCAGCTGTGGGTAGAATGATTGGTGGTCTGGTCGGAGGCCCACCTGGAGCTGCTGTTG GGGAGGCTGTTGGGGGCCTCTTAGATACATGGATGATAAGCGGACAGTTCAAGCCAATTCCTCAGACCATAATGGAGCTGCCACCTGATAAGAAGCAAAAGCTCTATAAAGAAGCCAGGGCCATCCTCAAGCACCTGAAGTGGAGGGACACCAAAGACCTGACCACATTGGTCATGGGCAGTGAGGACCTGAAGAAGCAGCTGCTGGCCATGCTGGAAAAGTGCCTCAAAGGCTGA